The following proteins come from a genomic window of Nicotiana tomentosiformis chromosome 12, ASM39032v3, whole genome shotgun sequence:
- the LOC104117528 gene encoding uncharacterized protein, translating to MDMAVDLDVEELLIMGDSDLIIRQAQCEWETRDIKLIPYRQYVEDLSKRFKSIEFRYIPRFHNELADVLDTLASMLPYPSNVHIDPLEIQIRERHGYCNAIEIEPDIQPWYHDINRFLKTKEYPEQASGYQKRTIRRLASSFFLSGEVLYKRTPILA from the coding sequence ATGGACATGGCAGTTGATCTGGACGTGGAAGAATTATTAATCATGGGGGATTCTGATTTGATCATTCGGCAAGCCCAATGTGAATGGGAAACCCGAGatatcaagcttattccatataGGCAATATGTGGAAGATCTTAGCAAACGGTTCAagtccatcgagttcaggtataTCCCTCGATTCCACAATGAGTTAGCTGACGTACTGGATACTTTGGCCTCAATGCTGCCATATCCAAGCAATGTCCATATTGACCCGCTGGAAATCCAAATTCGAGAAAGGCATGGTTATTGTAATGCAATTGAAATAGAACCAGATATTCAgccatggtatcatgatatcaaCAGGTTTTTGAAAACAAAGGAATATCCCGAGCAGGCCAGTGGATATCAAAAGAGAACTATCAGAAGGCTTGCCAGCAGTTTCTTTTTGAGCGGAGAAGTCTTGTACAAAAGAACTCCAATTTTAGCATGA